From Anoplopoma fimbria isolate UVic2021 breed Golden Eagle Sablefish chromosome 11, Afim_UVic_2022, whole genome shotgun sequence, one genomic window encodes:
- the trir gene encoding telomerase RNA component interacting RNase — translation MDPKRTHGRPQTSGSSSDSSCGSPASPSGCSPAPSASKALGPGGNAFANDGSFMEMFKKKMEEAEKRKKESQQTGGEARATEQGQASVEKKPPPVTSFVGKRRGGVFLKTGMVAKKQKDESEVKPGKSDAWSKYMAEVKKYKAHECGDDDKTRPLVK, via the exons ATGGATCCAAAGCGCACACACGGCAGACCGCAGaccagcggcagcagcagcgactCCAGCTGCGGCAGCCCCGCGTCCCCCTCCGGCTGCAGCCCAGCACCGTCGGCAAGCAAAGCCCTGGGGCCCGGCGGCAACGCGTTCGCCAACGACGGCAGCTTCATGGAAATGTtcaagaagaagatggaggaggcggagaagaggaaaaaggagtcGCAGCAAACAGGTGGAGAGGCGAGAGCCACCGAACAAGGACAGGCATCAGTGGAAAAGAAGCCCCCTCCAGTGACGAGCTTT GTGGGGAAGCGCAGAGGCGGCGTGTTCCTAAAGACCGGCATGGTTGCAAAGAAGCAGAAAGACGAATCAGAA GTCAAGCCAGGCAAGAGCGATGCTTGGTCAAAGTATATGGCTGAGGTAAAAAAGTACAAAGCCCACGAGTGTGGTGACGACGATAAGACCAGGCCTCTGGTCAAGTAG